In Phytoactinopolyspora mesophila, the following are encoded in one genomic region:
- a CDS encoding serine hydrolase, with translation MSALLVVTACTEQDPSDDSSATPPATETAQAGTADLEELSIDTPVAEQAQWVLEQLRAGSGPDADVAAGRFSDTFLAHVPAEDVADTFDSLRSLGTFVIDDYDGTEHQAQIDLTTEDGSSWQMHVELDNDGLIDTLFVQAASEVPDISSWEDLDEALTDTGADFGLYAVRDDDGTWEVIHEHQSAQARPIGSIFKLYVLGAVQQSVLGGDLSWDDDVTVTDDVRSLPTGELQDAEPGTSVSVAEAAEKMISISDNTATDILIDLVGRESVEAAVSDMGHDEPALLTPFITTRELFQLGWSDPELPRAWQGADTDERRRMLEELPGGVLDVDPGGITEAVWPYGVGWFASGPDLAAAHHALHDMAADDDSGTVRAIMAVNPGVPVDPDAWPYAGFKGGGAPGVYALSWLLEDPDGVRHVFVMQLATDEPGALADERRLAAIAAQGLELLSDG, from the coding sequence GTGAGCGCTCTGCTCGTCGTCACGGCTTGCACTGAGCAAGACCCGTCCGACGACTCCAGCGCGACTCCCCCAGCCACGGAGACTGCCCAGGCGGGCACGGCCGATCTGGAAGAGCTGAGCATCGATACCCCCGTAGCCGAACAGGCTCAGTGGGTCCTCGAACAGTTGCGGGCCGGATCCGGTCCGGATGCGGACGTCGCGGCCGGGCGCTTCTCGGACACCTTCCTCGCCCATGTGCCGGCCGAGGATGTCGCCGACACGTTCGATTCACTCCGCAGTCTGGGCACCTTCGTGATCGACGACTACGACGGCACCGAGCACCAGGCACAAATCGATCTGACCACCGAGGACGGATCTTCATGGCAGATGCATGTCGAACTGGACAACGACGGCCTGATCGACACGTTGTTCGTACAAGCGGCCTCCGAGGTTCCGGACATCAGCAGCTGGGAAGACCTCGATGAAGCGCTGACCGACACTGGTGCGGACTTCGGCCTCTACGCCGTTCGGGACGACGACGGCACCTGGGAGGTGATCCATGAGCACCAGAGCGCCCAGGCCCGGCCCATTGGATCGATATTCAAGCTGTACGTCCTCGGCGCGGTCCAGCAAAGTGTGCTCGGCGGGGATCTCTCCTGGGACGACGACGTCACCGTGACCGACGACGTCCGCAGCCTTCCCACGGGCGAGTTGCAGGACGCTGAGCCCGGGACCTCCGTCAGCGTCGCCGAGGCCGCCGAGAAGATGATCTCGATCAGCGACAACACCGCCACCGACATCCTGATCGATCTGGTGGGCCGGGAATCCGTGGAAGCCGCGGTGTCCGACATGGGACACGACGAACCGGCGCTCCTCACACCGTTCATCACCACCCGCGAGCTTTTCCAGCTCGGATGGTCCGATCCCGAGTTGCCGCGCGCCTGGCAGGGTGCGGACACCGACGAACGCCGCAGGATGCTCGAGGAGCTTCCCGGCGGAGTGCTCGACGTCGATCCGGGCGGGATCACCGAGGCTGTCTGGCCCTACGGCGTCGGCTGGTTCGCCAGCGGCCCCGATCTGGCCGCGGCCCACCATGCGCTGCACGACATGGCCGCCGACGACGACTCAGGCACCGTACGCGCGATCATGGCGGTCAACCCTGGAGTACCTGTCGATCCCGACGCTTGGCCCTACGCCGGCTTCAAGGGCGGCGGGGCGCCTGGGGTCTATGCGTTGTCCTGGCTGCTCGAGGACCCCGACGGCGTCCGGCACGTCTTCGTGATGCAATTGGCCACCGACGAGCCCGGCGCACTGGCCGACGAACGGCGCCTAGCCGCGATCGCAGCTCAGGGCCTCGAACTGCTGAGCGATGGGTGA
- a CDS encoding superoxide dismutase family protein encodes MLSAVVVSGCGGDDATNSAPADVPATADINDVRTVTATFSNDAGPAEAFTYDDALPIGGYAEVTIGPAGEGTEFTLTLDGVEADREFGAHLHTNPCGPDPGDSGPHYQDVLDPVQPSTDPEYANPENEVWLDLTTDGTGHGHSETSVGWTPRTGEANSVVIHEKHTMTGPGEAGMAGDRLGCVDVLP; translated from the coding sequence GTGCTGAGCGCCGTCGTCGTCTCAGGATGTGGCGGTGACGACGCGACGAACTCGGCCCCGGCCGATGTTCCCGCCACCGCCGACATCAACGACGTGCGCACAGTGACCGCGACCTTCAGCAACGATGCAGGCCCAGCCGAGGCGTTCACTTACGACGACGCCCTCCCCATCGGAGGATACGCCGAGGTGACGATTGGGCCGGCCGGCGAGGGGACCGAGTTCACACTCACCCTCGATGGTGTCGAAGCCGACCGGGAGTTCGGAGCGCATCTGCACACCAATCCCTGCGGGCCAGATCCGGGCGACTCTGGTCCGCACTACCAGGACGTGCTCGATCCTGTGCAGCCGTCGACCGACCCTGAGTACGCCAACCCCGAGAACGAGGTTTGGTTGGACCTCACGACGGACGGCACCGGCCATGGCCACTCCGAGACCTCCGTGGGGTGGACGCCCCGTACCGGGGAGGCCAACTCCGTGGTCATCCACGAGAAGCACACCATGACCGGGCCCGGCGAGGCCGGCATGGCCGGTGACCGCTTGGGCTGTGTCGACGTCCTCCCGTGA